The segment AAAGAAAAAGAAATAAAAATTGAATCAGTTGAAAAAATCAAAATTAATTTATTTAGTTTTAATTATGTAAATAAAAAAAACAATCTTTATGTTACTTTACCACAAAATATATCTATAACTGTAAATTCTAATGGAGGAGATATCATAGTAAATAGAGATGATAAAATTAAAGTTGATCTTAAAAGTATCAAAATTAATACAAAAGCTGGAGATATAAAATTAAAAAGCTTAAACTCTTCTACATCTAAAATTAAAAATGCTGCTGGAGATATAATTATTAATGAATTAAGTTCTTATGAACTTGAAGTTTTTAATCTAGCAGGTGATACTAAAATGGAAAATGTATTTTTCTCAAAATGCGATGTTTCAAATTTAGCTGGTGATTTAAGTATAGATATTATGAATGAAGATTTTAAAAGCATTTTAATCAATTGTAATGCTGGGAGTATTAAAGTAGGTGTTCCTCTTTCAAAACTAAATTATTCTACAAGGGCTCTAGCAGGAAGTGTATCATTTGAAGGAATAAATTATGATTCAAATAGTCCAAGACTTGAAGCTAAATGCTTAGCTGGAGATATAATTGTGTCTTATAAAAGAAATGAAAATTCAAAAAATA is part of the Spirochaetota bacterium genome and harbors:
- a CDS encoding DUF4097 domain-containing protein: MRKEIILNELQLVNLSQISDDLEISFYMDRNIKDKIEIIYEGDFEKDYNIFLKEKEKEIKIESVEKIKINLFSFNYVNKKNNLYVTLPQNISITVNSNGGDIIVNRDDKIKVDLKSIKINTKAGDIKLKSLNSSTSKIKNAAGDIIINELSSYELEVFNLAGDTKMENVFFSKCDVSNLAGDLSIDIMNEDFKSILINCNAGSIKVGVPLSKLNYSTRALAGSVSFEGINYDSNSPRLEAKCLAGDIIVSYKRNENSKNIRDINLDELKVGNNNINKNNDENLGKEKDKEKDKEKVLSLLLQNKIKENEAKEILESLGFSKEEIDNFFEEYLFL